CCGTAGTTTGGCATTTCTGGTTCTTCGTGCATTTTTTGCCCAACACCGTGTCCAACCAACTCACGAACTACTCCGTAACCGTGAGCTTCTGTATATTTCTGAATCGCATTTCCAACATCTTCAACACGATTACCAGCTTTAAATTCTCTGATTCCAACATAAAGGGATTCTTTGGTCACTCTTAAAAGTTTTTTTACTTCCGGAGCAACTTCACCAATTTCAAAACTATACGCGTGATCTCCATGAAAACCATTTTTAAAAGCACCGCAGTCTACTGAAATAACATCCCCATTTTTAAGCGGAACATTATTAGGAATACCGTGAACAACCTGAGCATTTGGACTCATACAAAGCGAATTCGGGAAATCATACAGACCAAGAAAACTTGGTACAGCACCGTGATCACGAATAAATTCTTCAGCTAATTTGTCAAGATATAATGTAGTCACTCCTTCTTTAATTTCAGAAGCAATCATTCCTAATGTTTTTGATACGATTAAAGCACTTTCGCGCATCAATTCGATTTCCTCTCTGGTTTTTTGGATGATCATATTTTTTCAGATTTTCAGTTGGCAAAAGTACAATTTTTAATTAATTTTTTTTGAGTTATTTTTTTCTGCCACGAATTCACGAATTATCTCAAAACAAAACTTTTAAAAATGCAGATTGCACGAATTAATGAATTAATTTTTAAATAAAATTCGTGAATTCGTGGCTATTTAAAGACAAAGAATGAAGAACGGTCTCAGAAAAAAGCCCTAAATTAGTAGTAAAAACGTATGTAATTATGGAAACTGTTACAGATCAGGATATAGAAAAAGCTAAGGCTTTAAAGAAAATGAAGCGATTTGCTTTGTCGCTTTTGGGAATTGCAGTCTTGCTTTTTATCATAGCAATTTATTTTAAAATTCCGATGCTTCAGGCTTTTAGTGAAGCCGCAATGGTAGGTGGAATTGCCGATTGGTTTGCGGTTGTGGCGTTGTTTCGCCATCCGTTGGGAATTCCGATTTGGCATACGGCTATTATTCCGACTAAGAAAAATGAAATAGGGGAGAATCTTGGAAATTTTGTTTCAGAAGAATTTCTGAATCGGGAGAAGCTAGAAATTAAACTCGACGAATTCAATTTTGCAACCAAAGCTTCTGATTGGCTTTCGCAGGAAGAAAATGCAGATAAAATTGCCAATGTTGTTGCAGTAAATATCATTCCGGGGATTTTAAGAACCATTAAAGATGAGGATGTCAAAAGATTTATTCAGGTTCAGTTTAAGGAAAAAATGGAAGGAATAAATTTTGGAAATTGGGTTGCCGTTGCTTTAGAACCTCTTCAAAAGGGAGATTTAAAAAATCAGATGCTGACGAATCTTTTGGAAGTAATGAGTGCTGAATTAACCAATAACAAAGATTTAATTAGGCAGAAAGTAAAAGCTTCCACGCCACTTTTAAGTTTTGGTTTAGCCGATAAAAGTATTACCGAAGGTGTTTTTAATGGTTTACAGGATTTTTTAAATGAAGCCAAAAAGCCTGAAAGTGCAGTTCGTTTAAAGATTGATGAATATATTTTTGACTTTTTAGAGAAAGTAAAAAACTCAGAAGAAATGAGAGTTAAAATCAACGATATGATTTTAGGTTTCGTAGGAAAAAAAGAAGTTCAGGATTACATCAATGGAATTTGGGACGAAATCAAACTTTCAATCACAAATGATTTGGATAAAGGAGAGGAATCTTCTATCAAAAATAGTATTTCGAGTTTAATTCAAACCTTTGGAAACGGAATCAAAGAAGATCCAGTAATGATTGATAAAATCAATAATTTCATTAAAAACGATCTGCTTTCGGTTCTATTAAATAATAAAAAGGTAATTGGAGATTTGATTTCGTCAACTGTAAAATCTTGGGATGGAAAAGAGGTTTCTGAAAAACTGGAACTTGAAATAGGAAAAGATCTTCAATATATTAGAATCAACGGAACTTTGGTTGGAGGGATTATTGGATTAATTATTTATGGTGTAGAACAGTTGTATCATTTATTTTTATAATAAGATATTCGTAATTTTTGTCATTTCAGTCGAAATGACAAAAAACAGGTATAAAAAAAGAGGCAAATTTTAAAAACTTACCTCTTTTTTATGAAGAAAAATATTTTCTATAATAATGAATGACAAGTCATCGCATTTGGCTGTTGTACACCCATTAATTCTAAAATTGTTGGAGCAATATCACCTAAAACACCATCTTGGATACTTTTCAGTTGTTTATCAACCAAAATGATCGGCACTGGGTTTGTTGTATGTGCTGTATTTGGAGAACCGTCAGGATTAATCATCGTTTCGCAGTTTCCGTGATCTGCAATTACGATTGTGGTATAATCATTTGCAAGAGCGGCTTCGATTACTTTTTTAGCGCAAGCGTCAACTGCTTCACAAGCTTTAATAGCTGCTTCCATAATTCCAGTATGTCCCACCATATCTCCGTTTGCGAAGTTTAAACAAACGAAATCAACTTCACCTTTGTTTAATTCAGGAACAAGAGCATCTGCCAATTCGTAAGCACTCATTTCTGGTTTTAAATCGTAAGTGGCAACTTTAGGAGAATTTCTTAAGATTCTTTCTTCGCCTTCAAAAGGAGTTTCTCTACCACCAGAAAAGAAGAAAGTTACGTGAGGATATTTCTCAGTCTCCGCAATTCTGATTTGTTTTTTACCTGCTTTTTCTAAAACCTCACCAAGAGTTTCAGTGATATTATCTTTATTGTAAACTACTTTTACATTTTGGTATGTTTCATCGTAGTTGGTCAATGTTACATAATACAGGTTTAGTTTATGCATATTTTGTTCGTGGAAATCCTGTTGCGAAAGCGCTTCAGTAAGTTCACGTCCTCTGTCTGTTCTAAAGTTAAAGAAGATTACAACATCACCTTCAACAATAGTTGCAAGAGGTTTTGCATTTGCATCAACCATCACAACTGGTTCGATAAATTCGTCTGTAACTTCTTTTTCATAGCTTGACAAAACACTTGAAACGGGATTAGTTGATGGAGTTCCAACGCCGTTTACAACTAAGTCATAAGCTAATTTTACACGTTCCCATCTTTTATCACGATCCATTGCATAGTAACGACCAATGATAGAAGCAATTTTTACAGGAGTATCTTTAATATAATCTTCAAGATCATGAATGTATTTTGCTCCAGATTTTGGATCAACGTCACGTCCGTCTGTAAAAGCGTGAATGTAAACCTGGTCTAAACCATATTGTTGAGAAGCATCGATTAGACCGCGAAGGTGTGAAGTATGTGAGTGAACACCACCATCTGAAACTAATCCTAAAAAGTGTACTTTTTTATTGTTTTCTTTAGCATAAGTAAAGGCGTCAATCAAAACTTGTTCTTTTGCTAAAGTTTTATGTTCTACAGCTAAATTAATTTTGGCTAAATCCTGGTATACAATTCTTCCAGCACCAAGGTTCATGTGTCCAACCTCGCTGTTTCCCATTTGTCCTTCAGGTAAACCAACATTTAATCCGTCAGTTCTAAGCTGTGCGCTTGGGTAGTTTTTGTAAAGACTGTTTATAAAAGGAACATTTGCATTGTCTATTGCAGATACTTTAGGGTCAGGAGATTTTCCCCAACCATCTAAAATCATAAGGATAACTTTTTTGTTCATTATATTTTTGTTTTCTACAAAGATAAGTCATTTCTAAACTTTGAAGAGAAAGCATAACGACATTTATATTTAATAAAATGAACTCAGATAAAAAATATTAAATTAATTATAGAAGTCTTTATTTTTTAAAATTAATTCACGCTAAGCTCTCTTTCTGACTTTATTTTTGACAGCATTATAGTCAATAAAATATTTTACGCTTATAGAAAAAATGTGTTTTAAAGCATCATTATTGAGAAGTCCGGAAACATTGTGTCTAAAATCTTTATCGATAATTCGCTCAAAATTAGAAGCATTATTTCGATACAAAGCCGAAAGCTGACTTCCAGGCGCAAACCACCATGAAAAAGATAAATCGGTATTCCAGGAATAAAAGCTTGAATTTTTGTTCGTGGTATATTGTGGATAAGGATCTAAATCGCCGTTTGGTTCTAAAATTAAAATATCTTTATTATCCGCATAAGACCAATATTGACGAACTGCAAGATTAATTGTAATAGCGCTGTTTACAGCATATTTTCCGCCTAAAGTATTAGAATATGTAATAACATTTCGGTTGGCAAAGATGATTTGGTTAGGTGTGTTTTCATTATTGTCATCATCGATTTGGTCAATATAACCTTTGTTATTGTTTTTTCTGATATAACTAAAGAAATAAGTAAATAATAATTTATCGCTGAAACGGTATCTTGGGCCAATATCAAAGCCATAAGTGATTCTTTCCGATTCGTCAAAAACATTAAAAGTTCCGTTTAAATCGATGGCAAATTTATGGTTGTAGTTGGTGGAAATGCTTCCCCAAGTTTCTATTCTTCTAGGAATTCCAACATATCTTCCTTCAGCTCTCGGCTCGTAATAATCGTAAATTTCAAGCGGATAAAAAGTAATTCCGGTTCCGTAATAATTGTTTTTTACAGTAGTTAAATTAAGATTAGCATTGATGCTGTTATCCTGTAGTTTTCCGGATTCTTTATTGAATTCGGTATACATATTATAATTGATTCTGAAAGTGTTGAATTTTTTAGTTGGGTTTAAAATCCTGTAATTGGCATTTCCATAAAAATTATAATAATTGGTGTAAAAGTTTATTCCAAGGTCATTCGGGTCATAATCTTTGC
This portion of the Flavobacterium panacagri genome encodes:
- the gpmI gene encoding 2,3-bisphosphoglycerate-independent phosphoglycerate mutase, which gives rise to MNKKVILMILDGWGKSPDPKVSAIDNANVPFINSLYKNYPSAQLRTDGLNVGLPEGQMGNSEVGHMNLGAGRIVYQDLAKINLAVEHKTLAKEQVLIDAFTYAKENNKKVHFLGLVSDGGVHSHTSHLRGLIDASQQYGLDQVYIHAFTDGRDVDPKSGAKYIHDLEDYIKDTPVKIASIIGRYYAMDRDKRWERVKLAYDLVVNGVGTPSTNPVSSVLSSYEKEVTDEFIEPVVMVDANAKPLATIVEGDVVIFFNFRTDRGRELTEALSQQDFHEQNMHKLNLYYVTLTNYDETYQNVKVVYNKDNITETLGEVLEKAGKKQIRIAETEKYPHVTFFFSGGRETPFEGEERILRNSPKVATYDLKPEMSAYELADALVPELNKGEVDFVCLNFANGDMVGHTGIMEAAIKACEAVDACAKKVIEAALANDYTTIVIADHGNCETMINPDGSPNTAHTTNPVPIILVDKQLKSIQDGVLGDIAPTILELMGVQQPNAMTCHSLL
- a CDS encoding DUF445 domain-containing protein — translated: METVTDQDIEKAKALKKMKRFALSLLGIAVLLFIIAIYFKIPMLQAFSEAAMVGGIADWFAVVALFRHPLGIPIWHTAIIPTKKNEIGENLGNFVSEEFLNREKLEIKLDEFNFATKASDWLSQEENADKIANVVAVNIIPGILRTIKDEDVKRFIQVQFKEKMEGINFGNWVAVALEPLQKGDLKNQMLTNLLEVMSAELTNNKDLIRQKVKASTPLLSFGLADKSITEGVFNGLQDFLNEAKKPESAVRLKIDEYIFDFLEKVKNSEEMRVKINDMILGFVGKKEVQDYINGIWDEIKLSITNDLDKGEESSIKNSISSLIQTFGNGIKEDPVMIDKINNFIKNDLLSVLLNNKKVIGDLISSTVKSWDGKEVSEKLELEIGKDLQYIRINGTLVGGIIGLIIYGVEQLYHLFL
- the map gene encoding type I methionyl aminopeptidase yields the protein MIIQKTREEIELMRESALIVSKTLGMIASEIKEGVTTLYLDKLAEEFIRDHGAVPSFLGLYDFPNSLCMSPNAQVVHGIPNNVPLKNGDVISVDCGAFKNGFHGDHAYSFEIGEVAPEVKKLLRVTKESLYVGIREFKAGNRVEDVGNAIQKYTEAHGYGVVRELVGHGVGQKMHEEPEMPNYGKRGRGKLFVEGMVVAIEPMINMGTRNIKQLKDGWTILTADGKPSAHFEHDVALIDGKPELLSTFQYIYKALGIESNEEDEFRKVPLVL